The genomic interval GCCTGGCGGGTGTGATGCATTGGCAGGTTGGAGCCCCGTTTGCATCAGGCGCGGTGCTCGGCCTGCTGCTGGCGCGGCCATTGGCGGCCAGGCTGGCCGGGCCGCGTTTGCAGCAGATGTTTGCGGTGGCCGGTTGGACGGCGGCATTGCTGCTGGCGGGCAAGGCACTATTGGGCTAGCAGCGCGTCCTGTTCTGCGGCGCACAGCGCCAGCAGGTAGTCCCACACCACCCGCAGGCGCACTGACTTGTGCAGCTCGCGGCGGGTGCAGATCCAGTAGCTGCGCTGGATGGTTTCGCCAGGCAGTACGCGCACCAGCGTCGGGTCGTCGTGAGCCATGTAGTTGGGCAGTACGGCGATGCCCAGCCCGGCGCGGGCGGCAGCCTGTTGGGCAATGACGCTGGTGCTGCGAAACACCACGGTCGGTGCCCGGCAGAAACTGTTGAGAAACAGCAGTTCCTGGCTGAACAGCAGGTCGTCGACGTAGCCGATCCAGTTGTGCCGGGCCAGGTCCTCACGGTTGCGCAACGGCGGTGCCCGGTCCAGGTAGTCCTGGCTGGCGTACAGCGCCAGGCGGTAGTCGGTGAGCTTGCGGGTTATCAGCAGGTCGGCGTTGGGGCGTTCCAGGTGAATGCTGATCTCCGCTTCGCGGTTGAGGATGCTGACAAAGCGCGGCACCGCCACCAGTTCCACCTCCAGGCCCGGGTAGCGCTCGAACAACGCGTTCATGCGTGGGGTGAAGAACATGATGCCGATGCCTTCGGTCACCCCCAGGCGAATTTTGCCCAACGGGGTGATGGCCTGGGTGATTTCTTCCTGCGCCAACAGCGCGACGTTCTCCATGGCCTCGGCATGCTTGAGCAGGGCTTGGCCCGAGGGGGTCAGCTCGTAGCCCTGTGCATGTTGTACAAACAGCGCGGTGCCCAGGCTTTGCTCGATGCTCTCGATATGCCGGGCCACCGTGCTGTGGGTTGTGTTGAGGCGCTTGGCGGCGGTAAGCAGGCGGCCGCTGCGCTGCAACTCGAGGAAAAACCGCAGATCGTTCCAGTCGAACATGCTGATCCTTGTGGCTGTTCGTCCGGCCCTTTCGCGGGTAAACCCGCTCTCACAGGGACCGCGCCGCCTTCAGAAGCAGCGTCGAACCTGTGGGAGCGGGTTTACCCGCGAAGAGGCCGGTATAGGCTTACCCCTGTGCTAAAACGCACAACGGCTGCGCGAAATCTCGTGTTTCACTCACGAAATTACGCACTAAGATGGATCGGGACAAGAATAAAAAACGGGCGCGAGGTTGCACATGCCATCAGCCGATTCTGTCTTCGACTACGTGGTCGTAGGGGCCGGTCCCGCCGGTTGCCTTCTGGCCAACCGTTTGTCCGCCGACCCATCCTGCCGCGTTTTGCTGCTGGAAGCAGGTGGCCGCGACAACTATCCCTGGATTCACATCCCCGTCGGCTATCTCTATTGCATCGGCAACCCGCGCACTGACTGGTGCTTCAAGACCGAGGCGCAGCCAGGCCTGGGGGGGCGCGCACTGGGCTACCCACGCGGCAAGGTGCTCGGTGGCTGTTCTTCAATCAACGGCATGATCTACATGCGTGGCCAGGCGGCGGACTATGACCGCTGGGCCGAGCAAGGCAATGACGGCTGGGCCTGGAAGGACGTGCTGCCGCTGTTCAAGGCCAGCGAAAACCACTTCGCCGGCGCCAGTGAGCACCACGGCGGTGACGGCGAATGGCGGGTCGAGCGCCAGCGCTACAGCTGGCCAATCCTCGATGCTTTCCGTGATGCCGCCGAGCAAAGCGGCATCGGCAAGGTCGACGACTTCAACACCGGCGACAACCAGGGCTGTGGATACTTTCAGGTCAACCAGCGCAGCGGCGTACGCTGGAACGCCTCCAAAGCTTTCCTGAGGCCGATAAAGGACCGCGCCAACCTCACTGTGCTGACCGGCGTTCAGGTTGACCAGGTACTGCTCAACAACACCCGGGCGCGGGCCGTGAAAGCATTTTGGCAAGGCGCCTGGCACGAGTTTGCGTCGCGTCGCGAAATCATCCTCTGCGCCGGCGCTGTTGGTTCACCCGGTATTCTGCAACGCTCCGGCATCGGCCCGCGCCAGCTGCTGGAAAGCCTGGGCATTGGTGTACGCCACGATATGCCGGGCGTGGGGGGCAACCTTCAGGACCACCTGCAACTGCGCCTGATCTACCAGATCCGCAATACCCGCACCTTGAACCAGATGGCCAATAGCCTCTGGGGCAAGATGGGCATGGGCCTGCGCTACCTTTATGACCGCAGCGGCCCACTGGCGATGGCGCCGAGCCAGCTGGGCGCGTTCGTGCGCTCGAGCCCGGACCAGGCCACCGCCAACCTGCAGTATCACGTTCAGCCGCTTTCACTGGAGCGCTTCGGTGAGCCGCTGCATTCGTTCCCGGCCTTTACCGCATCGGTGTGCAACCTGCACCCGGTAAGCCGCGGGCGTATCGATATCAGCAGCACCGACATGAACAGCACGCCGCTGATCGACCCCAACTACCTCAGCGAGCCACAGGACCTGCGCGTGGCCGCCGATGCCATCCGCCTCACCCGGCGCATCGTGCAGGCCCCTGCCCTTGCAGCGTTCGACCCCAAGGAATACCTGCCAGGCCCAGCCCTGCAAACCGAGCAAGAGCTGTTTGAGGCAGCCGGCAAAATTGGCACCACCATCTTCCACCCGGTCGGTACCTGCCGTATGGGCAGCGGTGCCCTGGACGTTGTGGATAACCAGTTGCGCGTGCACGGCATCCCCGGTTTGCGTGTGGCCGATGCCTCGATCATGCCGCAGATCACCTCCGGTAATACCTGTTCACCGACCCTGATGATCGCCGAGAAGGCGGCGCAACTGATCCTCAAAGGAGCTGCTACCCAGACCTACATGAACGAAGACGCGATACCGACCCCCTGACCCGGGTGCGTGCAACACCGGTGGCTCGCGGTCAGAAGCCGCCGACAGTGGAACAAAAAGAATAATCACTGTGGCCTGCGGGCCGAGGACAGCAACGATGTCGGATTACATCCAGGAACAGGGTGCGGCGGCCAGCAGCTCCAGCCGCCGTGAAGAACGCAAGATCATTTTCGCGTCATCCCTCGGGACGGTTTTCGAGTGGTATGACTTTTTTCTCTATGGTGCGCTGGCAGCGGTCATCAGCAAGCAGTTCTTTGCTGGGGTGAACGACACCACCGCATTCATCTTCGCCCTCATGGCCTTCGCCGCCGGCTTTCTGGTGCGGCCGTTCGGTGCATTGGTGTTCGGCCGCCTGGGCGACATGATCGGGCGCAAGTACACCTTCCTGGTCACCATCGTGCTGATGGGTTTGTCCACCTTCGCCGTGGGGTTGCTGCCCACTTATGCCAGTATCGGCATTGCCGCACCGATCATCCTGGTGATCCTGCGCATGCTCCAAGGGCTGGCGCTGGGGGGGGAGTACGGCGGTGCTGCCACCTATGTGGCCGAGCATGCGCCCCATGGCAAACGGGGCTTTTACACCGGTTTCATCCAGTCTACGGCCACCCTTGGCCTGTTGTTGTCGCTGCTGGTGGTGCTGGGCAGCCGCTACATCAGTGGCGACCAGTTCGAAACGTGGGGCTGGCGCCTGCCGTTCCTGTTGTCGATCGTGCTGCTGGCCATCTCCACCTGGATCCGCATGAGCATGCACGAGTCGCCGGCCTTCGTGAAAATGAAGGCCCAGGGCAAGGTCAGCAAGTCGCCTATTCGTGAGTCGTTCACCTCTTGGCCTAACCTGAAAGTGGTGCTGACCGCCTTGTTCAGCATCAACGCCGGGCAAGCCGTGACCTTCTATACGGCGCAGTTCTATGTGTTGTTCTTCATGACCCAAATGCTGAAGATGGACCCTGCCCAGGCCAACACGCTGCTGATCATCAGTGTGGTGATCGGTGCGCCGTTCTTCGTGTTTTTCGGTTGGCTGTCGGACCGTATTGGCCGCAAGCCGATCCTGATGCTCGGCCTGCTGTTGGCCACGGTGCTGTACTTCCCGCTGTTCAAGGCGCTAAGCCATTACGCCAACCCTCAGATCGACGCAGCCAGCCGGCAGGCGCCTATCGTGGTTACGGCCGACCCACAAAATTGCACCTTCCAGTTCGACCCGGTGGGCAAGGCTCGTTTTGACAGCCCGTGCGACAAGGTCAAGACATTCCTGGTGAAGCAGGGCCTGCCGTATAGCTCAGTGAACGTGGCCGGCAGCGATGTGGTAGTCAATATTGGTGAAAAGACCATCAATGGCTACGACGAAGCGGCCATGCGCAGCGCAGTGGAGCAGGCGGGCTACCCGGCCAAGGCCGACCCAGGGCAGGTCAACCAGGTAATGGTGGTGGTGCTGATCGTGGCGATGATCCTGATCGCGACCATGACCTATGGCCCGCTGGCAGCGGTAATGGTCGAGCTGTTCCCGACCCGTATCCGCTACACCTCAATGTCCCTGCCCTACCATATTGGTAATGGCTGGTTCGGCGGTTTCCTGCCAACGGTATCGTTCGCGCTGGTGGTGTATACCGGGGATATCTTCTACGGATTGTGGTACCCGGTGCTGGTGACCGGGATCAGCCTGGTGGTGGGGATTTTCTGCCTTAAAGAAACCAAGGATGTGGATCTCGACAAGGTCTGACCCTGTTCATCCGGCATAAAAAAACCGGCTGTAAAAGCCGGTTTTTTTATGCCGCGGAAAAACTTATGCACGCTTTTCAGAAAAAATTCATAAGTAGAAATAAACTTCTAATTCAAGTACTTAGCGATCATTTCAAGCATTTGATCGAAAAACTGCTCACAAGTTATCCACAGATGATCAGGCCATCTGCTGTTGGGGTTTTTCATCAGCTGGCGGCAGCGAACCCAAGGCCCGTTGAGTCGCTTCGTTCCACGCCGCTGCGCGGTCATTGAGTTCGGCGATGGCACGTGGCCCGGTGCCATTGGCGTACATCGGCTCGCCAATCACCACTTCGATGGTACCGGCACGCTTGCCCCAACCTGTCTTCGGCCAGAACTTGCCGGCATTGTGGGCAATCGGCAGCACCGGCAGCCCGGCATTCACGGCCAGCGCAGTACCGCCGCGGGAGAACTTGCCCACGGTGCCGAAGGGCACGCGGGTGCCTTCCGGGAAGATCAGCACCCAAGTCTTCTGCTTGAGCAGCTCGTCGCCTTTGCTCGCCACCTGGCGCAACGCTTCCTTTGGGTTGTCGCGGTTGATCGCGATCGGCCGCAGCATGGCCATGGCCCAGCCGAAAAACGGCACGTACAGCAGCTCGCGCTTGAGCACTTGGCTCAGCGGCGAAAAGTACTGGGAAAGGAAGAAGGTTTCCCAAGTGCTTTGGTGGTTGGACAGGATCACACAGGGCTCTTTCGGCACGTTTTCGGCGCCGGTGACCTTGTAGTCGATGCCGAGAATGGTGCGCACCAGGAACAGCGCGCAGCGACACCAATACACGTTGATGAACCTGTAGCGCTTGGGGAACGACAGGAACGGCGCGATGAAGAAGCTCAGCGAGCACCACAGCAGTGAACTGGTGCCCAGCAGCAGGTAAAAAAGAAAGATTCTGATCGCCTGCAGGATCGACATAGTGGCTTGTACCATTGCGGGGCATGCCCGCCTGAGAAAATGCGCCCGAAGGCGCACTGTTTAAATTAGTTCTCTGGCGATAGCTGCCAGATCGTCGAAAATCAGTGTAGTTTCAGGGACACCTTTTTCCAGGGTCCGCTCGCCCTTGCCAGTTTTTACCAACACGGGTTGTGCACCGACGGCCAGGGCGGCCTCCAGGTCACCTTTGCTGTCGCCGACGAACCAGACGCCTTGCAGGGCGACCCGGTAATGCTCGGCAATCGCCACCAGCATGCCAGGCTTTGGCTTGCGGCAATCGCAGCCATCGTCCGGCCCGTGCGGGCAATACACGATATGGCCCACCTCGCCCCCCTGCTCCGCCACCAGCTCGCGCAGGCGTGCGTGCATGGCTTCCAGGGTTGCCAGTGTGTAATAGCCACGGGCAATGCCGGACTGGTTGGTGGCCACGGCCACCGTCCAGCCCGCTTTGCTCAACTGCGCGATGGCCTCGACCGAGCCAGGGATCGGCACCCATTCTTCCAGCGTCTTGATGTAGGCGTCGGAGTCATGGTTGATGACCCCGTCACGGTCGAGAATCAGCAGTTTCAAGGCTTACCCCAGCAGCGAAATGTCGGCCACGCCCAGGAACAGGCCGCGCAGGCGGCTGAGCAGGGCATAACGGTTGGCGCGTACCTTGGCATCTTCAGCGTTGACCATCACCGCTTCGAAGAAGGCGTCGACCGGGTCACGCAGGGCCGCCAGGCGGGCCAGCGATTCACTGTACTGGCGTGCAGCAGCCATCGGCTGCACGGCCTGGTCGGCCTGCTGGATGGCCGAGTACAGGGAGAACTCGTTGGCGTTGTCGAAGTACTTTGGCTCGACCTGTTCGGCGATGGCACCTTCGGCCTTGCTCAGCAAGTTCGATACACGCTTGTTCACCGCGGCCAGGGCTTCGGCTTCCGGCAGCTTGCGGAAGGCCTGCACAGCTTGCACACGCTGGTCGAAGTCCAGGGCCGAGCCTGGCTGCAGGGCACGCACCGACAGGTAGGTGGCCACGTCGATGCCTTCGTCTTCGTAACGCGCACGCAGGCGGTCGAAGATGAATTCCAGTACCTGTTCGGCCAGGCCAGCGGCCTTGACCTTGGCGCCGAACTGCTTGACTGCGAACTCGACCGCACCGGTCAGGTTCAGGTCGAGCTGCTTCTCGATCAGAATGCGCAGCACGCCCAAGGCAGCACGGCGCAGGGCGTACGGGTCCTTGCTCCCGGTAGGCAGCATGCCGATGCCGAAGATGCCAACGAGGGTGTCGAGTTTGTCGGCGATGGCCACGGCAGCACCGGTGAGGGTCTGCGGCAGCTCGGCGCCAGCACCGCGCGGCATGTACTGCTCGTTCAAAGCCAGGGCGACGTCCTGCGGCTCACCGTCGTTGAGCGCGTAGTAGTAACCGGCAACACCCTGCATTTCGGGGAACTCGCCGACCATCTCGGTGGCCAGGTCGCACTTGGACAGCAGGCCGGCACGGCCGGCGCGCTGGGCGTCGCCGCCGATCAGCGGGGCAATGAACGCAGCCAGTTTGGAAACACGCTCGGCCTTGTCGTACACAGTGCCCAGCTGCGCCTGGAACACCACGTTTTTCAGGCGCTCGTTGAAGGTTTCCAGCGGCTGCTTCTTGTCCTGCTTGAAGAAGAACTCGGCGTCGGTCAGGCGTGGGCGCACGACCTTCTCGTTGCCTTGCACGATCTGCTTCGGGTCGCGGCTCTCGACGTTGGCCACGGTGATGAAGCGCGGCAGCAGCTTGCCTTCGCTGTCCAGCAGGCAGAAGTACTTCTGGTTGTCCTGCATGGTGGTGATCAGGGCTTCCTGTGGCACTTCAAGGAAACGCTCCTCGAACGAGCACACCAGCGGCACTGGCCACTCGACCAGGGCAGTCACTTCGTCCAGCAGCGCAGGCGGCACGATGGCGGTGCCTTCCTGCTGCATGGCCAGCTCGGCGGTACGCTTGCTGATCAGCTCGCGGCGCTCGGCGAAGTCGGCCAGCACGTAGGCTTTGCGCAGGTCTTCGACGTAGTTGGCCGGGGTGGTGATGACGACGTTTTCCGGGTGGTGGAAGCGGTGGCCACGGGATTCACGGCCGGCTTTCTGCGACAGGATGGTGCAGTCGACCACCTGGTCGCCCAGCAGCATCACCAGCCATTGCGTCGGGCGTACGAACTCTTCACGGCTGGCCGCCCAGCGCATGCGCTTGGGAATCGGCAGGTCGTTGAGCGAATCTTCGACGATGGTTGGCAGCAAGCCGGCGGTGGCCTTGCCTGGGATATGCTGGGAGAAGCGCAGCTTGGCGCCGCTCTGGTCGATTTCCGACAGATCTACACCGCATTTCTTGGCAAAGCCAAGAGCAGCCTGGGTCGGCTCGCCGTCTTTGAAAGCAGCCTGCAGGGGCGGGCCGTCGATATTGATGCTGCGGTCAGGCTGCTGCACGTCCAGCTGGCGGATCAGCACGGCCAGGCGGCGCGGCGCGGCGTACACCTGCTTGCCGGTGTAGTTCAGGCCAGCGGCCTGCAGGCCTTTCTCGATGCCGGCCAGGAAGGCGTCGCCGAGGGTGGCGAGGGCCTTGGGTGGCAGCTCTTCGGTGCCCAGTTCTACCAGGAAATCTTGAGCACTCATTGTGCAGCCTCCAGCTTAGCCAACACTTCGTCACGCAATTCAGGGGTGGCCATCGGGAAGCCCAGGCGTGCGCGGGCTTGCAGATAGCTTTGCGCCACGTCCCGGGCCAGGGTACGTACACGCAAGATGTAACGCTGGCGCTCGGTTACCGAGATGGCGCGGCGGGCGTCCAGCAGGTTGAAGGTGTGCGAGGCCTTCAGGACCATTTCATAGGTCGGCAACGGCAGATCCAGCTTGATCAGGCGGTTGGCTTCGCTTTCGTAGAAGTCGAACAGTTCGAACAGCTTGTCGACATTGGCGTGCTCGAAGTTGTAGGTCGACTGCTCCACCTCGTTCTGGTGGAACACGTCGCCATAGGTGACTTTGCCAAACGGGCCGTCGGCCCACACCAGGTCGTACACCGAGTCGACGCCCTGGATGTACATGGCCAGGCGCTCCAGGCCGTAGGTGATTTCACCGGTGACCGGGTAGCACTCGATACCGCCTACCTGCTGGAAGTAGGTGAACTGGGTGACTTCCATCCCGTTGAGCCAGATTTCCCAGCCCAGACCCCAGGCGCCGAGGGTCGGCGATTCCCAGTTGTCTTCGACGAAGCGGATGTCGTGCACCAGCGGATCCAGGCCGATGGCTTTCAGCGAGCCGAGGTACAGCTCCTGGAAGTTGGCCGGGTTGGGCTTGAGCACGACCTGGAACTGGTAGTAGTGCTGCAGGCGGTTTGGGTTTTCGCCATACCGCCCGTCGGCAGGGCGACGGCTAGGCTGCACGTAGGCGGCGTTCCAGGTTTCTGGGCCGACGGCGCGCAGGAACGTGGCGGTATGGAAAGTGCCGGCGCCTACTTCCATATCGTAGGGCTGAAGCACCACACAACCTTGAGCTGCCCAGTAGTTCTGCAGGGCGAGGATCAGGTCTTGGAAGGTACGCACGGCTGGCGTAGGCTGGCTCACGAAATTCACCTGTATCTGGGGATGCGGATGTAAAGAGCGGGAGTATAACCTGATTCGCCTCGCCCTCTACTCATTGGAGCCTTATGCCACGCTGCTTTTGGTGTACCGACGATCCGTTGTACCAGGCCTACCATGACCAGGAATGGGGAACGCCACAGCGTGACCCGGCGTTGCTCTTCGAGATGCTTTTGCTCGAAGGGTTCCAGGCCGGGCTTTCGTGGATAACCGTTTTGCGCAAACGCGAGCGTTATCGCGAGGTGATGTACGGCTTCGACCCGGAAAAGCTGGCCGCCATGAGCGACGAGCGTATCGAAGAACTGATGCAGGATGCGGGTATCATCCGCAACCGCCTCAAGCTCAAGGCTGCGCGGCGCAATGCCCAGGCCTGGCGGGCTGTGGATAACCCGGCCGAATGGCTGTGGTCGTTCGTTGGCGGCGAGCCGAAGATCAACCACTTCAACGGGCGCGGCGACGTGCCGGCTATTACCGACGAAGCCAAGGCCATGAGCAAGGCCCTGCAGAAAGCCGGCTTCACCTTTGTCGGCCCGACCATCTGCTACGCCTTCATGCAGGCCACCGGCATGGTCATGGACCACACCACCGATTGCGATCGCTATTCCACGCTAAGCGATTCAACAGGTACGATATTTTAAAAATATACCCACCCATGTTTATGTACATTTTGGTGGGGGTGGTTTAAATTCCTCTCTCGTCTACCTAAGAGGGGAGCATCATGGCTGCCAAGATGAAATCGGGCACCTGGCAAGACTTTTCGCAGCGTTTTTTGCGTGCTCACGGCATGCCGGTAGGCTGTGAGCTACGCCTGTACAGGAAAGATGGGCGCAAAGTTCGTTCAGATCTTGGTATCAAGCGTAGAGCGATTAATCGTTCGAACATCACTGTATTGAAAGGAAGTGATCGCATTTCCGAACTCATTACGGATGCTGCTCGCCTTCTCTCAACAGATGTTCTTGCGCGTGGCTATGAGATGGGACTCTACAGCCCTGAAGGCGATCGTGTTTACGGGCAAACATACGTTGAGACAATCCGGTCATTGCAGGAGACAAAAAAGCAGGTTGACCCCATAGAGGTCTTCATCGATCTGCTTGAGGACGCGGGTGTTGATGACCTGACGCTTCGTCAAGTTGGTTCATTGTATTCGCGATTAAGCGAGATTTTCGACAATGGACATTTTGAGAAAATGTTGTTGAAAGCCCCTGCTGCGCTGGGTAAGTGATTTGTGGCCAGGAGGTTACGGACACCGACGGGACGCCTTTAGCAAACTGCTTCGGACCAATACGCTACTGCGCTGCAGTCGACCAGTTACAATGCGCGCCTTGCTGAAATAAGGAATTCGCCTGTGGAAAAGTTCAAGGGCGCCCTGATGGTCGGGGTGCTGCGCCTGTTTGCCAAGCTGCCCTGGGGCGCTGTACAGCGCGTCGGCGCGGGTATCGGTTGGCTGATGTGGAAAGTGCCCAATGGTTCGCGCAACGTGGTGCGGATCAACCTGGCCAAGTGTTTCCCGGAGATGGACCCGGTTGCCCGTGAGCAGCTGGTTGGCCAGGCGCTGCGGGATATTGGCAAATCCTTTGTCGAAAGTGCCTGTGCCTGGATCTGGCCGCCGCAGCGTTCGCTGGAGCTGGTCAAGGAAGTGCACGGCCTGGAAGTGCTTGAGCAGGCTCTGGCCTCGGGCAAGGGCGTGGTGGGGATCACCAGCCACCTGGGCAACTGGGAAGTGCTGAACCACTTTTACTGTAACCAGTGCAAACCGATCATCTTCTATCGCCCGCCGAAGCTCAAAGCGGTGGATGACCTGTTGCGCGAGCAGCGTGTGCAGATGGGCAACCGCGTGGCGCCGTCGACCAAGGAAGGCATTCTCAGCGTGATCAAGGAAGTGCGCCGCGGTGGCCAGGTGGGTATTCCTGCCGACCCGGAGCCGGCCGAATCGGCAGGGGTGTTTGTGCCGTTCCTGGGCACCCAGGCGCTGACCAGCAAGTTCGTGCCGAACATGTTGGCGGGTGGCAAGGCGGTGGGTGTGTTCCTGCATGCGCTGCGGCTGCCGGATGGTTCGGGCTTTCGGGTGATTCTGGAGGCAGCGCCGGAAGCGATGTACAGCACCGATGTGACCGAATCGGCGGCGGCGATGAGCAAGGTGGTCGAGCGCTATGTGCGCGAGTACCCCAGCCAGTACATGTGGAGCATGAAACGCTTCAAGAAGCGCCCGGCTGGCGAGCCGCGCTGGTACTGAGATTTCTGGGGGCGCTTTGCGCCCCTTTCGCGGGACAAGCCCGCTCCCACATGGGATCGCGGTCACCTGAACGAGCGGCCTTGTGTCGCGATGTTCAGCGCAGCCCACGCTATCTCTGTGGGAGCGGGCTTGCCCCGCGAATGGGCTGCAAAGCAGCCCCGGCAATCTCAGGCCTTGTTGAGCTTCTTCAGGAATACGGCCATCTCCTTCTCGGCCTGCTTGTCCCCATGGGCCTGCGCCGCCACGATCCCGTCTTCCCAGGCCCTGCGCGCTGCCGCCAGGTCACCCTGCAACTGATGCGCTTTGCCCAGTAACTTCCACGCTGCGGAGTACTTGGGATCCTGCTCCACACACCGTGCCAGGTGCACCGCCGCTTCAGCGCCATTGCCTTCATCCAGCCAGGCCTTCCCCAGCCCGAACCGCAGCAATGGGTTATCCACACCCTTGGCCAGCATCTTCTCCAGCGATTCGCGCATGCCCTCTTCTCCTAGAAGAAACTCAAGCCAACGTGGAACAGCTTCTCCACATCCCGAATG from Pseudomonas fortuita carries:
- the gmhB gene encoding D-glycero-beta-D-manno-heptose 1,7-bisphosphate 7-phosphatase; its protein translation is MKLLILDRDGVINHDSDAYIKTLEEWVPIPGSVEAIAQLSKAGWTVAVATNQSGIARGYYTLATLEAMHARLRELVAEQGGEVGHIVYCPHGPDDGCDCRKPKPGMLVAIAEHYRVALQGVWFVGDSKGDLEAALAVGAQPVLVKTGKGERTLEKGVPETTLIFDDLAAIARELI
- the glyQ gene encoding glycine--tRNA ligase subunit alpha encodes the protein MSQPTPAVRTFQDLILALQNYWAAQGCVVLQPYDMEVGAGTFHTATFLRAVGPETWNAAYVQPSRRPADGRYGENPNRLQHYYQFQVVLKPNPANFQELYLGSLKAIGLDPLVHDIRFVEDNWESPTLGAWGLGWEIWLNGMEVTQFTYFQQVGGIECYPVTGEITYGLERLAMYIQGVDSVYDLVWADGPFGKVTYGDVFHQNEVEQSTYNFEHANVDKLFELFDFYESEANRLIKLDLPLPTYEMVLKASHTFNLLDARRAISVTERQRYILRVRTLARDVAQSYLQARARLGFPMATPELRDEVLAKLEAAQ
- a CDS encoding lysophospholipid acyltransferase produces the protein MEKFKGALMVGVLRLFAKLPWGAVQRVGAGIGWLMWKVPNGSRNVVRINLAKCFPEMDPVAREQLVGQALRDIGKSFVESACAWIWPPQRSLELVKEVHGLEVLEQALASGKGVVGITSHLGNWEVLNHFYCNQCKPIIFYRPPKLKAVDDLLREQRVQMGNRVAPSTKEGILSVIKEVRRGGQVGIPADPEPAESAGVFVPFLGTQALTSKFVPNMLAGGKAVGVFLHALRLPDGSGFRVILEAAPEAMYSTDVTESAAAMSKVVERYVREYPSQYMWSMKRFKKRPAGEPRWY
- a CDS encoding LysR family transcriptional regulator; its protein translation is MFDWNDLRFFLELQRSGRLLTAAKRLNTTHSTVARHIESIEQSLGTALFVQHAQGYELTPSGQALLKHAEAMENVALLAQEEITQAITPLGKIRLGVTEGIGIMFFTPRMNALFERYPGLEVELVAVPRFVSILNREAEISIHLERPNADLLITRKLTDYRLALYASQDYLDRAPPLRNREDLARHNWIGYVDDLLFSQELLFLNSFCRAPTVVFRSTSVIAQQAAARAGLGIAVLPNYMAHDDPTLVRVLPGETIQRSYWICTRRELHKSVRLRVVWDYLLALCAAEQDALLAQ
- the glyS gene encoding glycine--tRNA ligase subunit beta, which translates into the protein MSAQDFLVELGTEELPPKALATLGDAFLAGIEKGLQAAGLNYTGKQVYAAPRRLAVLIRQLDVQQPDRSINIDGPPLQAAFKDGEPTQAALGFAKKCGVDLSEIDQSGAKLRFSQHIPGKATAGLLPTIVEDSLNDLPIPKRMRWAASREEFVRPTQWLVMLLGDQVVDCTILSQKAGRESRGHRFHHPENVVITTPANYVEDLRKAYVLADFAERRELISKRTAELAMQQEGTAIVPPALLDEVTALVEWPVPLVCSFEERFLEVPQEALITTMQDNQKYFCLLDSEGKLLPRFITVANVESRDPKQIVQGNEKVVRPRLTDAEFFFKQDKKQPLETFNERLKNVVFQAQLGTVYDKAERVSKLAAFIAPLIGGDAQRAGRAGLLSKCDLATEMVGEFPEMQGVAGYYYALNDGEPQDVALALNEQYMPRGAGAELPQTLTGAAVAIADKLDTLVGIFGIGMLPTGSKDPYALRRAALGVLRILIEKQLDLNLTGAVEFAVKQFGAKVKAAGLAEQVLEFIFDRLRARYEDEGIDVATYLSVRALQPGSALDFDQRVQAVQAFRKLPEAEALAAVNKRVSNLLSKAEGAIAEQVEPKYFDNANEFSLYSAIQQADQAVQPMAAARQYSESLARLAALRDPVDAFFEAVMVNAEDAKVRANRYALLSRLRGLFLGVADISLLG
- a CDS encoding DNA-3-methyladenine glycosylase I yields the protein MPRCFWCTDDPLYQAYHDQEWGTPQRDPALLFEMLLLEGFQAGLSWITVLRKRERYREVMYGFDPEKLAAMSDERIEELMQDAGIIRNRLKLKAARRNAQAWRAVDNPAEWLWSFVGGEPKINHFNGRGDVPAITDEAKAMSKALQKAGFTFVGPTICYAFMQATGMVMDHTTDCDRYSTLSDSTGTIF
- a CDS encoding MFS transporter; the protein is MSDYIQEQGAAASSSSRREERKIIFASSLGTVFEWYDFFLYGALAAVISKQFFAGVNDTTAFIFALMAFAAGFLVRPFGALVFGRLGDMIGRKYTFLVTIVLMGLSTFAVGLLPTYASIGIAAPIILVILRMLQGLALGGEYGGAATYVAEHAPHGKRGFYTGFIQSTATLGLLLSLLVVLGSRYISGDQFETWGWRLPFLLSIVLLAISTWIRMSMHESPAFVKMKAQGKVSKSPIRESFTSWPNLKVVLTALFSINAGQAVTFYTAQFYVLFFMTQMLKMDPAQANTLLIISVVIGAPFFVFFGWLSDRIGRKPILMLGLLLATVLYFPLFKALSHYANPQIDAASRQAPIVVTADPQNCTFQFDPVGKARFDSPCDKVKTFLVKQGLPYSSVNVAGSDVVVNIGEKTINGYDEAAMRSAVEQAGYPAKADPGQVNQVMVVVLIVAMILIATMTYGPLAAVMVELFPTRIRYTSMSLPYHIGNGWFGGFLPTVSFALVVYTGDIFYGLWYPVLVTGISLVVGIFCLKETKDVDLDKV
- a CDS encoding GMC family oxidoreductase, yielding MPSADSVFDYVVVGAGPAGCLLANRLSADPSCRVLLLEAGGRDNYPWIHIPVGYLYCIGNPRTDWCFKTEAQPGLGGRALGYPRGKVLGGCSSINGMIYMRGQAADYDRWAEQGNDGWAWKDVLPLFKASENHFAGASEHHGGDGEWRVERQRYSWPILDAFRDAAEQSGIGKVDDFNTGDNQGCGYFQVNQRSGVRWNASKAFLRPIKDRANLTVLTGVQVDQVLLNNTRARAVKAFWQGAWHEFASRREIILCAGAVGSPGILQRSGIGPRQLLESLGIGVRHDMPGVGGNLQDHLQLRLIYQIRNTRTLNQMANSLWGKMGMGLRYLYDRSGPLAMAPSQLGAFVRSSPDQATANLQYHVQPLSLERFGEPLHSFPAFTASVCNLHPVSRGRIDISSTDMNSTPLIDPNYLSEPQDLRVAADAIRLTRRIVQAPALAAFDPKEYLPGPALQTEQELFEAAGKIGTTIFHPVGTCRMGSGALDVVDNQLRVHGIPGLRVADASIMPQITSGNTCSPTLMIAEKAAQLILKGAATQTYMNEDAIPTP
- a CDS encoding lysophospholipid acyltransferase family protein; protein product: MVQATMSILQAIRIFLFYLLLGTSSLLWCSLSFFIAPFLSFPKRYRFINVYWCRCALFLVRTILGIDYKVTGAENVPKEPCVILSNHQSTWETFFLSQYFSPLSQVLKRELLYVPFFGWAMAMLRPIAINRDNPKEALRQVASKGDELLKQKTWVLIFPEGTRVPFGTVGKFSRGGTALAVNAGLPVLPIAHNAGKFWPKTGWGKRAGTIEVVIGEPMYANGTGPRAIAELNDRAAAWNEATQRALGSLPPADEKPQQQMA